The proteins below are encoded in one region of Tolumonas auensis DSM 9187:
- the rbbA gene encoding ribosome-associated ATPase/putative transporter RbbA, producing the protein MTERTVAQLSAVSLTYGMLKALDQINVTIPAGGMVGLIGPDGVGKSSLLALIAGARKIQQGQIAVLDTDIANRRLRETLLPRIAYMPQGLGRNLYPTLSVTENVDFFARLFGLNRRARAARINELLIATGLAAFHDRPAAKLSGGMKQKLGLCCALIHDPDLLILDEPTTGVDPLSRRQFWELIQRIRIRHPAMTVLVATAYMEEAEHFDWLIAMDAGKIIGTGSAAELKRETNSQTLEEAFIRLLPPERQQGHHALVIPPRDLNHHQWAIEAQGLTQRFGDFTAVDNVSFAIGKGEIFGFLGSNGCGKTTTMKMLTGLLPPTEGSARLFGAPVDADNVATRSQVGYMSQAFSLYGELTVLQNLELHARLFHLPEEKVAARVENLLTRFELKPYVSIPAAGLPLGIRQRLSLAVAVVHEPSLLILDEPTSGVDPIARDQFWELLVELSRQQGVTIFISTHFMNEAERCDRISLMHAGQVLASDTPEALRASKKAPTLEAAFIAYLEDATATDDAPPAVTEPAMMNGNNHATRQAFSLYRLLAYAYREALELKRDTIRLAFALLGSVLMMSVLGYGISMDVENLRFAVLDQDQSPESRDYIQNFAGSRYFQLRPPIATAAEMEQRMHSGELSLALEIPPRFGHDLRLNRQPEIAAWIDGALPYRGEMTLGYVQGLHQQYLVDLITEATGSAPQLLPTDMALRYRYNQDFRSIYAMVPAVIPLLLVFIPAILMALGVVREKELGSITNLYVTPVTRLEFLLGKQLPYIVVSMLSYVLLVIQAIWMFDVPIKGSLATLTLGALIFVTVTTGLGLLISTFTRTQIAALFGTAILTMLPTVQFSGLTTPVDSLIGMAYGIGQCSPATYFLVISRGVFTKALGFYDLLEPLLKLAAFIPVLTLLSLVLLPKQER; encoded by the coding sequence ATGACTGAACGTACAGTGGCACAGCTTTCTGCCGTTAGTCTGACTTATGGCATGCTGAAAGCACTCGATCAGATAAACGTGACGATCCCGGCCGGTGGCATGGTGGGCCTGATTGGCCCGGATGGCGTCGGCAAGTCCTCGCTGCTGGCACTGATCGCCGGTGCCCGGAAAATTCAGCAGGGGCAGATTGCAGTGCTGGATACCGATATCGCTAATCGCCGTTTACGTGAAACGTTGCTACCGCGCATCGCCTATATGCCACAGGGGCTAGGGCGGAATCTTTACCCGACACTATCTGTTACCGAAAATGTTGATTTCTTCGCCCGGCTGTTTGGTCTGAATCGTCGCGCCCGTGCAGCGCGCATCAACGAATTACTGATCGCCACCGGACTGGCCGCATTCCACGATCGACCGGCAGCAAAATTATCCGGTGGCATGAAACAGAAACTCGGACTCTGCTGTGCGCTGATCCACGATCCGGATCTGCTGATTCTGGATGAACCCACCACCGGGGTCGATCCCCTCTCCCGCCGTCAGTTCTGGGAGCTGATCCAGCGTATCCGGATACGTCATCCGGCGATGACGGTTCTGGTTGCCACGGCCTATATGGAAGAGGCGGAGCATTTTGACTGGCTGATTGCGATGGATGCCGGAAAGATCATCGGCACCGGTTCCGCTGCCGAGCTGAAAAGAGAGACGAACAGCCAGACATTAGAGGAAGCCTTTATCCGGCTGTTACCCCCGGAGCGGCAGCAAGGTCATCACGCGCTGGTTATTCCGCCAAGAGACCTCAATCACCATCAATGGGCAATCGAAGCGCAAGGATTAACGCAGCGATTCGGGGATTTCACGGCGGTCGATAATGTGAGTTTTGCCATCGGTAAAGGCGAGATTTTTGGTTTTCTCGGCTCTAATGGCTGCGGTAAAACCACCACCATGAAGATGCTGACCGGTTTACTTCCGCCGACTGAGGGTTCCGCTCGTCTGTTCGGCGCACCGGTGGATGCCGATAATGTGGCAACCCGCAGTCAGGTTGGTTATATGTCGCAGGCCTTCTCACTGTATGGTGAATTGACCGTATTACAGAATCTGGAACTGCATGCCCGGTTATTCCATTTACCGGAGGAGAAAGTAGCAGCCCGGGTAGAAAACCTGCTGACCCGGTTTGAGCTGAAACCTTATGTCAGTATCCCGGCTGCTGGTCTGCCGCTTGGGATCCGGCAGCGGTTATCACTGGCTGTGGCCGTCGTGCATGAACCGAGCTTGCTGATTCTGGATGAACCCACCTCGGGGGTTGATCCGATCGCCCGCGATCAATTCTGGGAACTGCTGGTGGAACTTTCTCGCCAGCAAGGTGTGACCATCTTTATTTCCACCCATTTTATGAACGAAGCGGAACGCTGTGACCGGATCTCGCTCATGCATGCCGGACAGGTTCTGGCCAGCGATACACCGGAAGCGCTGCGGGCAAGCAAAAAGGCGCCGACGCTGGAGGCTGCCTTCATTGCTTATCTCGAAGACGCCACCGCTACTGATGACGCACCACCAGCGGTGACTGAACCCGCGATGATGAACGGCAATAATCATGCGACCCGGCAGGCATTCAGTCTGTACCGGCTTCTGGCCTATGCCTATCGTGAAGCACTGGAATTAAAACGCGACACAATCCGCCTGGCTTTCGCTCTGCTGGGATCGGTATTGATGATGTCTGTGCTCGGTTATGGCATTTCGATGGATGTGGAGAATCTGCGGTTTGCGGTGCTGGATCAGGATCAATCGCCCGAGTCGCGCGATTATATCCAAAACTTTGCGGGCTCCCGTTACTTCCAGCTGCGCCCGCCTATTGCTACTGCGGCAGAAATGGAACAACGCATGCACAGTGGCGAACTCTCTTTGGCGTTAGAGATCCCGCCCCGGTTTGGTCATGATCTGCGACTTAACCGTCAGCCGGAAATAGCGGCCTGGATCGATGGCGCATTGCCCTATCGCGGAGAAATGACGCTCGGTTATGTTCAGGGGTTGCATCAGCAATATCTGGTTGATTTGATCACCGAAGCAACCGGTTCAGCACCACAGTTACTGCCAACCGATATGGCTTTGCGTTACCGTTACAATCAGGATTTCCGCAGCATTTACGCCATGGTTCCCGCCGTCATTCCGTTATTGCTGGTCTTTATCCCCGCCATTCTGATGGCATTGGGTGTCGTGCGGGAAAAAGAACTGGGCTCGATCACCAATCTTTATGTCACCCCGGTCACCCGGCTTGAGTTTCTGCTGGGCAAACAACTGCCCTACATCGTTGTGTCCATGCTGAGTTATGTCTTGCTGGTCATCCAGGCTATCTGGATGTTTGACGTGCCAATCAAGGGAAGTCTGGCCACGCTGACATTGGGGGCCCTGATTTTCGTTACCGTGACCACCGGGTTAGGTCTGCTGATATCGACGTTTACCCGGACACAGATTGCCGCATTGTTCGGTACCGCCATACTGACCATGTTACCGACGGTCCAGTTTTCCGGTCTGACGACCCCGGTCGACTCGCTCATCGGCATGGCGTACGGCATCGGGCAATGTTCACCGGCAACCTATTTTCTGGTGATCAGCCGGGGCGTATTCACTAAAGCGCTCGGTTTTTATGATCTGTTAGAACCGTTATTAAAACTCGCAGCATTTATTCCTGTGCTGACCTTGCTCTCGCTTGTCCTGCTGCCCAAACAGGAAAGGTAG
- a CDS encoding HlyD family secretion protein produces MSIFSFSRRSLFFFLLCILAGSAAYWYYQQPTATYSDLVYGNGRLEATEVDVATKIAGRLSSIEVQEGDDLQVKQKIAEIEATELQAQLRAAEAQVQQALENTQEVIAGVASAESQYNLARITLARSDKLMSKNFISKDQLDQDRSALQVAQAGLTAARTRVKAANAAVATAKANAEVLQSTLQDTTLTAPIAGRVLYRLAEPGEVLAAGGKVVTLLDLNDVTMSVYLSAAEAGQVTLGAPAHIMLDALADPVPAKVVYVAPRAQFTPKEVETRNEREKLMFRIKVRVDPAWLATHATLAKPGMPGVAYIKLSADTDWPAQLPVR; encoded by the coding sequence ATGAGTATTTTTTCATTTTCACGCCGCAGTCTCTTTTTCTTCTTACTCTGCATTCTGGCCGGATCGGCAGCCTACTGGTATTACCAGCAACCCACCGCAACCTATTCCGATCTGGTTTATGGCAACGGCCGGCTGGAAGCGACCGAGGTGGATGTCGCCACCAAAATCGCCGGACGGCTGTCCTCTATTGAGGTACAGGAAGGCGATGATCTGCAGGTAAAGCAAAAGATTGCAGAGATTGAAGCAACCGAACTGCAGGCTCAGTTACGGGCAGCGGAAGCGCAGGTACAGCAAGCGCTGGAAAATACACAAGAAGTCATTGCCGGTGTGGCCAGTGCGGAAAGTCAATATAACCTGGCCCGGATCACACTGGCGCGCTCGGATAAGCTGATGAGCAAGAACTTTATCAGTAAAGATCAACTGGATCAGGATCGGAGTGCGTTACAGGTCGCGCAGGCAGGTTTAACTGCCGCCCGGACGCGGGTAAAAGCCGCCAATGCTGCCGTTGCTACCGCCAAAGCGAATGCGGAGGTACTGCAAAGCACACTGCAGGATACTACGCTGACAGCGCCCATTGCCGGACGTGTACTCTACCGTCTGGCAGAACCCGGTGAAGTTCTCGCTGCCGGGGGCAAGGTGGTAACCTTGCTGGATCTGAACGATGTCACCATGTCCGTTTACCTTTCTGCAGCAGAAGCCGGTCAGGTCACACTGGGGGCACCGGCACACATCATGCTGGATGCACTGGCCGATCCCGTTCCGGCCAAAGTCGTGTATGTGGCCCCCCGCGCTCAATTTACCCCGAAAGAAGTCGAGACCCGTAACGAGCGGGAAAAGCTGATGTTCCGCATCAAAGTCAGAGTTGATCCGGCCTGGCTGGCAACACACGCAACGTTGGCAAAACCCGGTATGCCCGGCGTGGCCTACATCAAACTGTCTGCAGATACTGACTGGCCGGCACAGTTGCCCGTGAGGTAA
- a CDS encoding carbohydrate porin translates to MKKTLNVLVPSVLALFVASAAHAGATFDTPQGKLNIGGDVEYDLTADSFSEGAKTYNDKGVLIADATDTQALGGRILLDINGERVLANGNFAGFKINPVYSPNGNYGNGEDSWFAFGVKNDWAVKMGHYEAYDLSPAGQDTYVVGYGDKLYRAKAARGRANSGSQAMFSKEAGQWHMEVSTLFGDDNGMYDNMTGVVKNKDPLLARPVVAWTGDTVTVAVGAELNLITDAYVDAAGEDVSDWTGYGATATVKASDDLSFSLRGAYKAADEGDGYSVGPGMQYQNFYAAYLYGQNENSATDEDTEYNVVYASYKIPAVMGIDNFDMYLGASWGDEQAEGAADTNEQLGGRVRFKYFF, encoded by the coding sequence ATGAAAAAAACCTTGAATGTATTAGTACCTAGCGTACTGGCACTGTTCGTAGCTTCTGCCGCTCACGCTGGTGCAACTTTCGATACCCCTCAGGGTAAACTGAACATCGGTGGCGATGTTGAGTATGATTTGACCGCTGATAGCTTCAGCGAAGGCGCTAAAACATACAATGATAAAGGTGTTTTAATTGCTGATGCGACTGACACTCAAGCTCTGGGTGGTCGTATCCTGCTGGACATCAACGGTGAACGCGTTCTGGCTAACGGCAACTTCGCTGGTTTCAAAATCAACCCAGTATACAGCCCGAACGGTAACTACGGTAACGGTGAAGATTCATGGTTCGCTTTCGGTGTGAAAAACGACTGGGCTGTGAAAATGGGTCACTATGAAGCGTATGATCTGTCTCCTGCTGGTCAGGACACCTACGTAGTAGGTTACGGTGACAAACTGTACCGCGCTAAAGCAGCTCGTGGCCGTGCCAACTCTGGTAGCCAGGCAATGTTCAGCAAAGAAGCTGGCCAATGGCACATGGAAGTATCTACCCTGTTCGGTGACGACAACGGTATGTATGACAACATGACTGGCGTAGTTAAGAACAAAGACCCGCTGCTGGCTCGCCCAGTTGTAGCCTGGACTGGTGACACTGTAACTGTAGCTGTTGGTGCAGAACTGAACCTGATCACTGACGCTTATGTTGATGCTGCTGGCGAAGACGTTTCTGACTGGACTGGTTACGGTGCAACTGCAACTGTTAAAGCCTCTGACGACCTGAGCTTCTCTCTGCGTGGCGCATACAAAGCTGCTGACGAAGGTGACGGCTACAGCGTTGGCCCAGGCATGCAATACCAGAACTTCTATGCTGCCTACCTGTATGGTCAAAACGAAAATTCAGCTACTGACGAAGATACTGAATACAACGTAGTTTACGCTTCTTACAAAATCCCGGCAGTTATGGGTATTGACAACTTTGACATGTACCTGGGTGCTTCATGGGGTGATGAGCAAGCTGAAGGTGCTGCTGATACCAATGAACAACTGGGCGGTCGCGTACGCTTCAAATACTTCTTCTAA
- the ydiJ gene encoding D-2-hydroxyglutarate dehydrogenase YdiJ, translated as MIPRLTPQESLKQPYIAFLAALTRAGFTGNIDSSYSSRLAVATDNSVYQWLPQAVLHPKTTEDIALMLKLASEPVYRQITFSPRGGGTGTNGQSLNDGIMVDLSLYMTSVLELDVAARQVRVQAGLVKDKLNLTLKPHGLFFSPELSTSNRATIGGMVNTDASGQGSLKYGKTSAHVVGVRAVLMDGSVIDAAPLQGDALQAKLEQQDREGEIYRLVWDIARGKRADIEATFPKLNRFLTGYDLTHVYDPATETLDLSRLLCGSEGTLAFITEAVLDLTPIPTYRALVNIKYDSFESALRNAPLMVEAEALSVETVDSRVLDLARSDIVWHSVKSLITDVPDKEMMGLNIVEYAGADASDQQPKMQALCKKLDELMAAGKAGIIGYQITEDLASVEAIYAMRKKAVGLLGNAPGRKKPVAFTEDTAVPPEKLADFIMEFRALLDDHQLTYGMFGHVDAGVLHVRPALDMCDPEQEVTLRKISDQVVKLTAKYGGLMWGEHGRGFRSEYGPEFFGDLFVELRRIKGAFDPDNRLNPGKICTPLNSNDPLVSVDATKRGAYDRQIPVRIRDSFKEALECNGNGLCFTFETTSPMCPSFKLSGDRRESPKGRAGLMREWLRQLESQGVDVLSEEGAVEHGVFRWKDLVDRALNTFAKARGEYDFSHEVMDAMQSCLACKACSSQCPIKVDVPAFRSRFMQLYHQRYLRPAKDYFVATVETYAPLMAKTPGAVNFFLKKQWVQKLTEKTIGMVDVPILSQPTLKQQLAGHEALLFQLEKLEAMSPDARSKVVLVVQDPFTSFYDADVVRDLILLIEKLGYRPLLLPFKPNGKPQHIKGFLRSFARTAADSAQFFNRLHKLGIPMVGPDPAMVLCYRDEYVRALGDARGDFKVQLPQEWLLSVLDLLPQKEAGSETFYLMGHCTEKTAEPGSNGDWAKVFTRLGAKLQPVAVGCCGMAGTYGHDSKHLDDSRQIYKNSWQPALAKLPAAYALATGYSCRSQVKRIDGNKLKHPVQALLALL; from the coding sequence ATGATCCCGAGACTGACACCCCAAGAAAGCCTGAAACAACCTTATATTGCTTTTCTGGCCGCGTTAACGCGCGCTGGTTTCACCGGCAATATTGATTCTTCCTATTCCAGCCGTCTGGCAGTCGCCACAGATAACAGTGTGTATCAATGGCTACCGCAAGCGGTGCTGCATCCGAAAACAACGGAAGATATTGCGCTGATGCTCAAACTGGCCTCAGAGCCGGTGTATCGTCAAATCACTTTCTCTCCGCGTGGGGGTGGTACCGGCACCAACGGGCAGTCCTTGAATGATGGCATCATGGTGGATCTGTCTTTATATATGACATCGGTGCTGGAACTGGATGTGGCAGCCCGTCAGGTCAGAGTGCAGGCGGGGTTGGTGAAAGATAAGCTGAACCTCACGCTGAAACCGCACGGTCTGTTTTTCTCTCCGGAGCTTTCTACCAGTAACCGCGCCACGATCGGCGGGATGGTCAATACCGATGCTTCCGGTCAGGGCTCTCTGAAATACGGTAAAACCTCTGCGCATGTCGTCGGTGTACGTGCAGTGCTGATGGATGGCTCGGTGATTGACGCAGCGCCATTACAGGGTGATGCCTTGCAGGCGAAGCTTGAACAGCAGGATCGTGAAGGGGAAATCTATCGTCTGGTGTGGGATATCGCACGTGGCAAACGTGCTGACATCGAAGCCACTTTCCCGAAACTGAACCGTTTCCTCACCGGCTATGATTTAACACACGTTTACGATCCAGCCACTGAAACGCTGGATCTGAGCCGCTTGCTGTGCGGTTCCGAAGGCACGCTGGCTTTTATTACCGAAGCGGTGCTGGATTTAACGCCGATCCCGACTTACCGCGCATTGGTAAATATCAAATATGACAGCTTTGAATCAGCATTGCGTAACGCCCCGCTGATGGTGGAAGCTGAAGCGCTGTCGGTTGAAACAGTTGATTCCCGCGTACTTGATCTGGCGCGTTCCGATATCGTCTGGCATTCGGTGAAAAGCCTGATCACCGATGTACCGGATAAAGAGATGATGGGATTAAACATTGTCGAATATGCCGGTGCCGACGCGAGTGACCAGCAGCCTAAAATGCAGGCTCTGTGCAAGAAACTGGATGAACTGATGGCTGCCGGTAAAGCCGGTATCATTGGCTATCAGATCACAGAAGATCTGGCCAGTGTCGAAGCTATTTATGCCATGCGTAAAAAAGCCGTAGGTCTGCTGGGTAATGCACCAGGGCGTAAAAAGCCGGTGGCATTTACCGAAGATACGGCGGTTCCGCCGGAAAAACTGGCTGATTTTATTATGGAATTCCGCGCTTTGCTGGACGACCATCAACTGACCTACGGTATGTTCGGTCACGTTGATGCGGGGGTTCTGCATGTGCGCCCGGCACTGGATATGTGCGATCCGGAACAGGAAGTGACGCTGCGCAAGATCTCTGATCAGGTCGTGAAGCTGACCGCGAAATATGGCGGCCTGATGTGGGGTGAACACGGCCGTGGTTTCCGTTCAGAATACGGTCCTGAATTCTTCGGCGATCTGTTTGTTGAACTGCGCCGGATCAAAGGCGCGTTTGACCCGGATAACCGGCTGAATCCGGGCAAGATTTGTACCCCGCTGAATTCAAACGATCCGCTGGTTTCAGTCGATGCGACCAAACGCGGTGCTTATGATCGTCAGATCCCGGTCCGGATCCGTGACTCGTTTAAAGAGGCGCTGGAATGTAACGGTAATGGCTTGTGCTTTACCTTTGAAACCACCTCACCGATGTGTCCTTCCTTTAAATTAAGCGGCGATCGTCGTGAATCACCGAAAGGCCGTGCCGGTCTGATGCGTGAGTGGCTGCGTCAGCTGGAATCACAGGGTGTGGATGTACTGAGCGAAGAAGGGGCGGTTGAACATGGCGTCTTCCGCTGGAAAGATCTGGTTGATCGTGCACTGAATACGTTCGCGAAAGCCCGCGGGGAATATGATTTCTCGCATGAAGTGATGGATGCGATGCAAAGCTGTCTGGCTTGTAAAGCCTGCTCAAGCCAGTGTCCGATCAAGGTAGATGTGCCTGCGTTCCGTTCCCGCTTTATGCAACTGTACCATCAGCGTTACCTGCGTCCGGCAAAAGATTATTTTGTCGCGACGGTAGAGACTTATGCACCTCTGATGGCTAAAACACCGGGTGCCGTGAATTTCTTCCTGAAAAAACAATGGGTACAGAAACTCACAGAAAAAACCATCGGTATGGTGGATGTACCAATCCTCAGTCAGCCGACACTGAAACAGCAACTGGCGGGTCACGAAGCATTACTGTTCCAGCTGGAAAAACTGGAAGCCATGTCGCCGGATGCCCGCAGTAAAGTCGTGCTGGTCGTGCAGGATCCGTTTACCTCGTTCTATGATGCGGATGTGGTGCGCGATCTGATCCTGTTGATCGAAAAACTGGGTTATCGTCCGTTGTTGCTGCCATTCAAGCCGAATGGTAAGCCGCAGCACATTAAAGGCTTCCTGCGCAGTTTTGCCCGCACCGCAGCGGATAGTGCACAGTTCTTCAATCGTCTGCATAAGCTGGGTATCCCGATGGTGGGCCCGGATCCGGCGATGGTGCTCTGCTACCGTGACGAGTATGTACGTGCGCTGGGTGACGCCCGCGGCGACTTCAAAGTACAGTTACCACAGGAGTGGTTGTTGTCAGTGCTGGATTTGTTACCGCAAAAAGAAGCCGGTAGTGAAACCTTCTATCTGATGGGGCACTGCACCGAAAAAACGGCAGAGCCAGGCAGTAATGGTGACTGGGCGAAGGTCTTTACCCGTCTGGGCGCTAAATTACAGCCGGTCGCTGTGGGCTGCTGTGGCATGGCCGGCACTTATGGTCATGATAGTAAGCATCTGGATGATTCACGCCAGATCTACAAAAACAGCTGGCAACCCGCGTTAGCCAAATTACCGGCAGCGTATGCACTGGCAACCGGTTATTCCTGCCGCAGTCAGGTCAAACGTATTGATGGTAATAAGCTGAAGCATCCGGTACAGGCGTTGCTGGCATTACTGTGA
- a CDS encoding hotdog fold thioesterase: MIWQRDFTLASLNAGSVNTLVAHLGIEYTVIGDDYLQATMPVDSRTHQPMGLLHGGASVVLAETLGSVAGNMCVPRTHCCVGLDINANHLRAKRNGIVTGIARPIHLGATTQVWQINLQDEREHLLCTSRLTLAVLSQKKRTVRQ; the protein is encoded by the coding sequence ATGATTTGGCAACGGGATTTTACGCTGGCGAGTTTAAATGCAGGCTCTGTAAATACACTGGTCGCACATCTCGGTATCGAATACACCGTTATTGGTGACGACTATCTGCAGGCGACCATGCCGGTGGATAGCCGTACCCACCAGCCAATGGGATTACTGCATGGCGGCGCGTCTGTGGTGCTGGCAGAAACATTAGGTTCTGTCGCGGGGAATATGTGTGTTCCCCGCACGCATTGCTGTGTCGGGCTGGATATCAATGCCAATCATCTGCGCGCTAAACGTAATGGCATCGTGACCGGGATTGCCCGGCCAATCCATCTGGGCGCCACCACGCAAGTCTGGCAGATCAATCTGCAGGATGAACGTGAGCATTTGTTATGCACCAGCCGGTTAACTCTGGCGGTACTTTCACAGAAAAAAAGAACTGTAAGACAATAG
- a CDS encoding DEAD/DEAH box helicase codes for MTDTEKLPSFSELGLAAPILKAVAAVGYEDPSPIQAAAIPPLLEGRDLLGQAQTGTGKTGAFALPILSRLNLTQMDTQVLILAPTRELAIQVAEACQSYAQFIPDFHVLPIYGGSSYDSQLRALRRGAQVVVGTPGRVMDMMRRGKLDLSALKTLVLDEADEMLRMGFIDDVEWVIEQCPLDRQIALFSATMPEQIRRIAHRHLKTPVEIKIASKTSTAANIRQRYWLVSGLHKLDAMTRMLEVEQYDALLVFVRTKTAAEELTSKLSARGHSCEALHGDIPQKLRERTVEKLKAGQIDILIATDVAARGLDVERITHVVNYDIPYDTESYVHRIGRTGRAGRTGDAILFVAPRERRMLRMIEQATRQPIEPMQMPTAKDINKHRLERFKLQIRETLDSEEDLQPFQQIINEFLEDESTDPLDLCAALAKMVQGDEPLFMNENEPEPSQRMEERGGDRFDRDRGARRDRNDRGGDRFERGGDRPERSERRSRAPEGPTARYKLHVGHEHGVKPGQIVGAIANEAGIDSKFIGHIEIYNDFTTVDLPEGMPTEVMNTLKKARVCQRPLDIELFSGEVPESARRARPSFGDRRPPRADGARTEGRGEFRGDRPFNSRSSHGDNRGGDRPQHRDGGAGGKFRRDR; via the coding sequence ATGACTGATACTGAAAAATTGCCAAGCTTTAGCGAGCTGGGGTTAGCTGCGCCTATTCTGAAGGCCGTAGCCGCTGTGGGGTACGAAGATCCTTCGCCAATCCAGGCTGCGGCAATTCCGCCGTTGCTGGAAGGCCGTGACCTGTTAGGACAGGCACAAACCGGTACAGGTAAAACAGGCGCGTTTGCCCTGCCAATCCTGTCCCGTCTGAATTTGACTCAGATGGACACTCAGGTGCTGATTCTGGCACCAACGCGTGAACTGGCTATTCAGGTTGCTGAAGCTTGCCAGAGCTACGCACAATTTATCCCTGATTTCCATGTACTGCCTATCTATGGTGGTTCATCTTACGATTCACAGCTGCGTGCTCTGCGTCGTGGCGCTCAGGTCGTTGTAGGTACTCCGGGCCGTGTTATGGACATGATGCGCCGTGGCAAGCTGGACCTGTCTGCACTGAAAACACTGGTGCTGGACGAAGCAGACGAAATGCTGCGCATGGGCTTTATCGATGACGTGGAATGGGTTATCGAACAATGTCCGCTGGATCGTCAGATCGCGCTGTTCTCTGCCACTATGCCAGAACAGATCCGCCGTATCGCGCATCGCCATCTGAAAACCCCTGTGGAAATCAAGATTGCATCAAAAACCAGCACCGCGGCCAACATTCGTCAGCGTTACTGGTTAGTTTCCGGCCTGCATAAGCTGGACGCGATGACTCGTATGCTGGAAGTTGAACAGTACGATGCTCTGCTGGTATTCGTTCGTACCAAAACTGCCGCTGAAGAGCTGACCAGCAAACTGTCTGCACGTGGTCACTCATGTGAAGCGTTGCACGGTGATATCCCGCAGAAACTGCGTGAACGCACTGTAGAAAAACTGAAAGCAGGCCAGATTGATATTCTGATCGCAACTGACGTTGCGGCTCGTGGTCTGGACGTAGAACGTATCACTCACGTTGTAAACTACGATATTCCTTACGATACAGAGTCTTATGTACACCGTATCGGTCGTACTGGCCGTGCTGGTCGTACCGGTGATGCAATCCTGTTTGTGGCGCCACGTGAACGTCGTATGCTGCGCATGATTGAACAGGCTACCCGTCAGCCAATCGAGCCGATGCAGATGCCAACAGCCAAAGATATCAACAAACATCGTCTGGAACGCTTTAAACTGCAGATCCGTGAAACTCTGGATTCTGAAGAAGATTTACAGCCATTCCAGCAGATCATCAATGAGTTCCTGGAAGACGAAAGCACTGATCCATTGGATCTGTGTGCTGCTCTGGCCAAGATGGTTCAGGGTGACGAGCCACTGTTCATGAATGAAAATGAGCCGGAACCAAGCCAGCGTATGGAAGAGCGTGGCGGTGATCGTTTTGACCGTGACCGTGGTGCCCGTCGTGATCGCAACGACCGTGGTGGTGACCGTTTCGAGCGTGGTGGTGATCGTCCTGAGCGTAGCGAACGTCGTTCACGCGCACCGGAAGGCCCGACTGCCCGTTATAAACTGCATGTCGGTCATGAGCATGGTGTTAAACCAGGCCAGATCGTTGGTGCGATTGCTAACGAAGCCGGAATTGACAGCAAATTCATCGGTCACATTGAGATCTATAACGATTTCACTACCGTTGATCTGCCGGAAGGTATGCCAACAGAAGTGATGAATACGCTGAAAAAAGCGCGTGTTTGTCAGCGTCCGCTGGATATTGAATTGTTCTCTGGTGAAGTTCCGGAATCTGCTCGTCGTGCACGTCCATCCTTCGGTGATCGTCGTCCACCTCGCGCTGATGGCGCTCGTACTGAAGGTCGTGGCGAATTCCGTGGTGATCGTCCATTCAACAGCCGCAGCAGCCATGGTGACAACCGTGGTGGTGATCGTCCGCAGCACCGTGATGGTGGCGCAGGTGGTAAATTCCGCCGCGACCGTTAA